Part of the Bacteroidota bacterium genome is shown below.
AAAAGTTTTTTAAAGGACCACCTTCAGCTTTAAGGATGGTTTTTAATCGTAGTACTGATTAATCCTGCCAGACAGAAACATGAAAAGCAGACTTAATCATTCATCAAAAAAATTGATAATTATTTGTCTATGATTTCAAAATAAATTAATATTGCCCTATAAACGTTTACAGTTTTTTACAGTTACAAATATTTTATCTAATTGATTTTATGAGTTATGCAGAGTGAAAACGATTACAAATTTTCAGGTTTAAATGAGGTTGCCCGTAAGGCCGGTGTTTCGACAGCCACGGTATCCAGGGTAATCAACAACAGTTCCAGTGTCAGTGATGAAACAAGGATTAAAGTCCTGAAAGTAATCAAAGAACTGAAGTATCATCCCAACAGGGTAGCCAAAAGGTTGAGAAACAAAAATGCTTCTGGCAATTTATTGGGTGTGTTGATCCCCGATATTCAAAACCCCTTTTATGTAGAAGTATTAAGAGGCATTGAAGATGTGGCTTATGAAAACAAATACGCCCTGATCACCTGCAACTTTTCCCAAGATGAAAAGAAAGAAAAACTTTATCTGGATATCCTTCAGTCGGAATCAATTGACGGGCTTATCGCAACGCCAACCAATGAGCATGACCAGAAAGTAATCAACTTGGTCAAAGAAGGCCTTCCTATAGTCTGTGTAGACCGGGGATTATCAGAAGTAGATGTGGATGTCATTCTGGTGGAGAACCAAAAGGGCGCATTTGCTGCAGTGGATTATTTAGCAAAATCCGGTTACAACCGAATTGCATATATTTCAGGGTTGCCCCAACTTCCATCAAGCCAGCAACGTGAAAAAGGATACAGGGAAGCTCTAACTGCCAATGGCATTAATATAGACAAAACCTATATCAAATACGGGGATTCCAGTCATGAAAGCGGCGTAAAGTTATGCGAAGAACTGCTGAACCTTTCCGCTCCGCCTGATGCGCTTTTCACAGGCAATAACCTGATTACCCTGGGTGCCCTGGAAACCATTCATAAAAAGCAACTAAATATTCCACAGGATATTGCCATCATTGGTTTTGATGACATGTACTGGGCAATTTCCCTGAATCCTCCGTTGACTGCAGTGCGCCAGCCTGCTTATGAAATCGGGAAACGTGCTGCAGAACAGCTCATTCAGAGGATTAATGACCCGACGCGCCCAACGGTAAATATGATCCTTAAAACCGAATTAATGATCCGCAGTTCCTGTTGAAAGAATGCCGTTTAGGGGAAAAAGGTTTTATAATTTTCCAAAAAACTCAATTTTCTAAAGTAATAGTATCCTTTAATTTTTCAGAAATGAATAGAATCAAATTAAATAATCCGTCAAGCTTAGTTTTCGGAGCCGGTTGCATTAACCAAATAGCTGAGGATTATAAAATTACAGAATGCAAACGTTTTTTCATTATAACCATTCCCCCTGTACTGGAACAAATATCGTCCCTGCTTAATGACTTATCCTCTAAGGGTATTGCTATCAAAACCATTACAACCATTAAGGGTGAACCATCCTTTTCCGATTTTGAACAAATTCTTTCTGCTGCCCGGGATTTCCAAGCAGACAGTGTGGCCGGCATAGGAGGGGGAAGTGTCATGGACGTGTCCAAACTTGTGGCAGCTTTGTTCGACGGAAAACAACAGGCCAAGTCAGTTGTCGGAACCGGCCTGATTAAAGGCCGTCATATTCCACTAATTTGTGCGCCCACAACATCCGGTACGGGAAGCGAAGTATCTCCCAATGCCATCCTTCTGGACGAAGAGCAACATGCCAAGTTGGGAATCATCAGCCCATGGCTTGTCCCGGATAAAGTGTATGTGGATCCATCCTTGACCCGGGGATTGCCACCTCAGGTAACTGCTTTTACAGGAATCGATGCACTTACCCATTGTATTGAAGCTTATACCAACCGCTTTGCCCATCCCATGGTAGACACCTTTGCACTGGAAGGCATCAGGCTGATCTCGACCAACCTCAAAAAAGCTTATGAAAATGGGAATGATCTGGAAGCACGTTCCAACCTTTCTTTGGGAAGTGTGTACGGAGGGATGTGCCTTGGCCCGGTAAATACTGCAGCTGTTCATGCCCTTGCCTATCCCCTTGGAAGTGATTATAAAATTGCCCATGGCATATCAAATGCTTTGATGTTGACCTATATTATGGAATTCAACCTTTCAAGTTCAGAAAACCGCTATGCCAATATTGCCAGGGGAGCGGGAATTAGCAACAGCAAATCAGATCATGAAGCAGCTCTGGAAAGTATATCCTTCTTCAGAAAACTTATAAAGGATTGCGGAATGCCTTTAAAACTATCAGAAATCGGCATTCCTTACGGTGACATTAAAAAACTTGCAGAATCAGCATTACTGGTCCAACGGCTTCTAAAAAACAATCCAAGGGAAATATCCCTTGCTGATGCCGAATCAATTTATCAAAAAGCCTACTAGATGAAACCAAAACAAACACTATATAAGGGAGCTATCATTCCAATGGTCACCCCCATTAACGAGGACCTTACGGTGGATGTTGAATCCACCGCAAGAATCCTCGATACTTTTATGGAGGCCAGTGTTTCTCCGTTTGTGCTTGGAACTACGGGTGAATCCCTATCCTTATCGACCGGACAAAAAACCTTATTGGTACAAACGACAATTAACCATATAAATCACAGAGTCAGTGTTTATGCAGGTATTTCAGGAAACTGTTTGGCCGAATCAATTGAACAGGCCAATCAATTTGCAGGATATGGAGTAGATGCAGTTGTAGCACATCTGCCTTTCTATTATCCTTTATCAGACAATCAAATAATTCGATATTTTCTGCAACTGGCCGACAACATTAAATGCCCGTTAATTATATACAATATGCCGGGCACGACCCATTTATCAATACCCATCGAAATAATTGACAAATTGAGTTTTCACCCCAACATTGCAGGAGTCAAAGATTCTGAAAAAGGGTTGGAAAGGCTTGAACAGTCTGTTAAACTTTGGAACAAACGGCCCGATTTTGTTTATCTGATGGGCTGTGCCGTTCAATCCGCAATTGCCCTGCATAAAGGAGCAGATGGAATCGTACCCAGCCTGGGCAATTTTGTGCCCCAACTTTATGGGAAATTATACAATGCCATTCTGAATGATGATAACGGTACTGCAGAATTATTGCAGTCACAGTCCAACGAAATAGCAACAATTTATCAAAAGGATAAAACATTAAGCCAGTCCATCCCTGCATTAAAAACGATGATGTCGGCAATTGGTTTGTGCAAACCCTACGCGATGCCGCCTATGATCACCCTGAGCGACGAAGAACAAAAAATAATCAGAAACCAGGCCTTGGAAGTTCATGAAAAATTTTCCAGTCTTTTCCCTCAACCAGTAAAGCAGGGAGCAAGTAATTAATAAGAAATGAAAGATTCACAAAAACATATTCCACTTTTAGCCATTACGATGGGTGATCCTGCCGGTATAGGGCCCGAAATTGCAGTTAAAGCATTTTCCTGCAGGACCGTTCATCAGATTTGCAGGCCCTTATTGATCGGCCATGGCCCGACTATAGAAAAAGCCATAGAAATCAGCAACATCAATCTAAAAATCAGAACCATCTACGATCCGGCTGAAGCAGTATTTCAAAACGATATAATAAATGTTCTGGAGATTGGCGGAGAACAGGATGATCATG
Proteins encoded:
- a CDS encoding dihydrodipicolinate synthase family protein; translation: MKPKQTLYKGAIIPMVTPINEDLTVDVESTARILDTFMEASVSPFVLGTTGESLSLSTGQKTLLVQTTINHINHRVSVYAGISGNCLAESIEQANQFAGYGVDAVVAHLPFYYPLSDNQIIRYFLQLADNIKCPLIIYNMPGTTHLSIPIEIIDKLSFHPNIAGVKDSEKGLERLEQSVKLWNKRPDFVYLMGCAVQSAIALHKGADGIVPSLGNFVPQLYGKLYNAILNDDNGTAELLQSQSNEIATIYQKDKTLSQSIPALKTMMSAIGLCKPYAMPPMITLSDEEQKIIRNQALEVHEKFSSLFPQPVKQGASN
- a CDS encoding iron-containing alcohol dehydrogenase, whose product is MNRIKLNNPSSLVFGAGCINQIAEDYKITECKRFFIITIPPVLEQISSLLNDLSSKGIAIKTITTIKGEPSFSDFEQILSAARDFQADSVAGIGGGSVMDVSKLVAALFDGKQQAKSVVGTGLIKGRHIPLICAPTTSGTGSEVSPNAILLDEEQHAKLGIISPWLVPDKVYVDPSLTRGLPPQVTAFTGIDALTHCIEAYTNRFAHPMVDTFALEGIRLISTNLKKAYENGNDLEARSNLSLGSVYGGMCLGPVNTAAVHALAYPLGSDYKIAHGISNALMLTYIMEFNLSSSENRYANIARGAGISNSKSDHEAALESISFFRKLIKDCGMPLKLSEIGIPYGDIKKLAESALLVQRLLKNNPREISLADAESIYQKAY
- a CDS encoding LacI family DNA-binding transcriptional regulator, coding for MQSENDYKFSGLNEVARKAGVSTATVSRVINNSSSVSDETRIKVLKVIKELKYHPNRVAKRLRNKNASGNLLGVLIPDIQNPFYVEVLRGIEDVAYENKYALITCNFSQDEKKEKLYLDILQSESIDGLIATPTNEHDQKVINLVKEGLPIVCVDRGLSEVDVDVILVENQKGAFAAVDYLAKSGYNRIAYISGLPQLPSSQQREKGYREALTANGINIDKTYIKYGDSSHESGVKLCEELLNLSAPPDALFTGNNLITLGALETIHKKQLNIPQDIAIIGFDDMYWAISLNPPLTAVRQPAYEIGKRAAEQLIQRINDPTRPTVNMILKTELMIRSSC